In Ignavibacteriales bacterium, the genomic stretch GCTACAAAACGGCAGCCTGCAGCAAGAGCTCCTTCGCTGCACGCATGGTCACCATCTATAAAGTGATACCCGGCTAATACACCGGATGGATCTGCCTGAACAAATTTTTTCATAGTTTATTTTCTTTTTATTCTTAATCCGTAAATAGCAAAGTCTGGGCAAAGTAATCCGCACATATCGCAGCCTGTGCAAAGATCGTTGGAAACAAGTGCCGGCGGGTGATATCCTTTAGCGTTATATTGATCTGAGAATCTAAGTGCTTTTGGCGGGCAGAATTCAACACAAAAGCCGCAGCCTTTGCATCTTTCAACACTTATTACAACAGTTCCCTGGACTTTCTTTTCTGTTACCAATTTATTTTCCGGAAGTGAAGTCATCTGTTAACCTTAGAATACTTGTTTATATAAAAATTGATTTATCAAATTATCGGAGGAATCACTATTTAGTTGAAAGCGAACATTGGTTAGTTTTGTATGAGTATTAAAAAGCATTAAGATCAAATTTATTTTTGACAAACTTAGTATAAATTTTTATCAAATTAAAAATGTTGGGAATAAATCTTTGCTAACTTAATTACAGTGTTATTTTAATAATTAAGGTAGAAATACATCTTTTATTTTGTTTTGAATGCTATTTCACTCATCCGGTAAAATATTTTAGATAAACAACGTGGTTTCGATCATTTTAATAATTTATTCGTTTTCTTTCCATTTATTTAAGCGGAAAG encodes the following:
- a CDS encoding 4Fe-4S binding protein — translated: MTSLPENKLVTEKKVQGTVVISVERCKGCGFCVEFCPPKALRFSDQYNAKGYHPPALVSNDLCTGCDMCGLLCPDFAIYGLRIKRK